The Arthrobacter russicus genome has a segment encoding these proteins:
- a CDS encoding DUF2637 domain-containing protein, with protein MIAGMDRRWAVLTAAVGTVFIAAGAFWLSFTALADLAARSGIGAGQSWAWPLIVDGIIVVATVAVVALGGQRSAWYPWTLLIGGALVSVTANAIHAVVAADADVPGVLAAAVAAVPPVVLLAITHLTVVLTRPTTGPARRELQRLGEKVAPARDDHAPPAQHLTPLAVRARTSESDVARAAPDERPSGDRRMQAAAFREARWSNKRIARELGVHASTVGRWFAAGHLADGPDSPTSTNDNTKEQ; from the coding sequence ATGATCGCCGGGATGGATCGCCGGTGGGCGGTGCTGACCGCGGCGGTCGGGACGGTGTTCATCGCCGCCGGCGCGTTCTGGTTGAGTTTCACCGCTCTCGCGGACCTCGCAGCACGCTCCGGAATCGGCGCCGGGCAGTCATGGGCCTGGCCGCTCATTGTCGACGGGATCATCGTCGTCGCGACCGTCGCCGTCGTCGCTCTCGGCGGGCAGCGCTCGGCGTGGTACCCGTGGACGCTGTTGATCGGCGGCGCGCTCGTCTCGGTGACTGCCAACGCGATCCACGCCGTCGTCGCCGCGGACGCCGACGTGCCCGGAGTGCTGGCCGCCGCTGTCGCCGCCGTGCCTCCCGTGGTGCTGCTGGCGATCACGCACCTGACGGTCGTGCTCACCCGACCGACCACCGGCCCAGCACGACGGGAACTTCAAAGGCTCGGTGAGAAGGTCGCGCCCGCGCGAGACGACCACGCACCGCCAGCGCAGCATCTGACTCCGCTGGCGGTACGCGCCCGAACATCGGAAAGCGATGTCGCGCGGGCGGCTCCTGATGAGAGACCGAGCGGCGATCGGCGGATGCAGGCGGCCGCGTTCCGGGAGGCGCGCTGGTCTAACAAGCGGATCGCCCGTGAGCTCGGAGTGCATGCGTCGACGGTCGGCCGGTGGTTCGCCGCTGGGCACCTGGCCGATGGCCCCGACTCACCCACGAGCACGAACGACAACACGAAGGAGCAGTAG